A single genomic interval of Lewinellaceae bacterium harbors:
- a CDS encoding TonB-dependent receptor, giving the protein MKLFTRLLLISLCLLGWGAAQAQETTYTGMVTEEGGEPLIGVNILNKKDATGTITDFDGRYELRANVGDTIVVSYTGYEPVTYVLGAATTLDFELRQSAELLEEIVVVGYGSQKSKDLTSSITTIKSEELEKTPSGQPMQALQGKVAGLQIVSAGSPGEAPKVRVRGVGSYPGSDNEAPLYVVDGMFFDNIDFLNNNDIKSISVLKDASAAAIYGVRAANGVVLIETKGGKYDSPARITYDGYYGVQVAQNVLKMANAEQFTTMALESESEADISFIDNAMQRYGRSRINPNVPDVNTDWYDVILRNAAITNHSVDVSGGGSKAAYSVGTSYFMQEGILDMKNEYERFNLRSKVDFKATDWFTIGGNAIISNGTRYLPENGAWFLAYYAVPIMPVYDEKNTNAEPLMLSNAQDLGYRGGQNPLVATEFNQNQQKIRKLLGNFYVQFNILPDKLSFKSSYNSSYTTINARNLDFPYFIGNNFQRENSAIQKINDSYFNQIWDNILTYEDSYGKHNLTAMVGSSYRDEAFDQLKVRALNFPIDQEAAWFIDQAETLDTDRGNVGDNGSRYYGISYFGRVAYNFDNRYLIYGTYRADGSNKYQEKWGYFPTVGVGWVLSSEDFFDVAGIDYLKLRASWGELGNDRIQASDGATTTSVVTTSLGDVQYSGTQTSNTFSALRWEVVEEKNFGLTAEFLRSRLSLEADYYSRDTKNAAIRVNIPAIGGTVLRNVGVIRNSGFEMALNWNNSTSFGLNYSVGGNIATLKNEVIDLFGQPYIDGGTAEFRQRSIVGEPLLAFYGWETAGVYQNQAEIDADPIAVANNLEPGDLRYVDQNGDGVSDADDRVVLGSYLPSFMFGANLGISFMGFDLSANLYGQSGNKILNRRRGEVIFTNDTNMDADLAKNRWHGEGTSNSYPSSKGIRKGWNQRLSDYWVDDGAFWRIQNVQLAYNIQGEKVFGPGAPDLRVSFTADRPLTVFDYVGFTAEIPDGVDRQTYPIPAVYTVGLNVKF; this is encoded by the coding sequence ATGAAACTTTTTACCAGATTGCTTCTTATCTCCTTATGCCTTCTTGGATGGGGAGCCGCCCAGGCCCAGGAAACGACCTATACCGGGATGGTTACCGAAGAAGGTGGCGAACCGCTCATTGGCGTCAACATCCTTAATAAGAAGGACGCAACCGGTACGATTACCGATTTTGACGGCCGCTACGAGTTGCGGGCTAATGTGGGAGACACCATCGTGGTATCCTACACCGGCTACGAACCTGTTACCTATGTCTTGGGTGCGGCTACTACACTGGACTTCGAGCTCCGCCAGAGCGCGGAGCTGCTGGAGGAGATCGTCGTCGTCGGTTACGGTTCTCAGAAATCCAAGGACCTGACCTCCTCCATTACTACGATCAAATCTGAAGAACTCGAGAAAACGCCTTCCGGCCAGCCGATGCAAGCCCTGCAGGGTAAAGTAGCCGGGCTGCAGATCGTCAGCGCGGGTTCTCCGGGCGAGGCGCCCAAAGTACGGGTGCGCGGCGTGGGATCCTATCCCGGCAGCGACAACGAGGCGCCGCTTTACGTAGTGGATGGCATGTTCTTCGACAACATCGACTTCCTGAACAACAACGACATCAAGTCGATCTCCGTACTGAAGGATGCCTCTGCCGCCGCCATCTACGGGGTGCGCGCCGCCAACGGGGTGGTGCTGATTGAAACCAAGGGCGGCAAATACGACTCGCCGGCACGGATAACCTACGACGGTTACTACGGCGTGCAGGTTGCCCAGAATGTGCTGAAGATGGCCAATGCCGAACAGTTCACGACCATGGCCCTGGAATCCGAGTCGGAAGCCGATATTTCGTTTATCGACAATGCTATGCAGCGCTACGGCCGCAGCCGGATCAACCCGAACGTGCCGGATGTAAATACGGATTGGTACGACGTTATTCTGCGCAATGCGGCGATCACCAATCACAGTGTCGACGTTTCCGGCGGAGGCAGCAAGGCGGCCTACTCCGTCGGCACCAGCTACTTCATGCAGGAAGGCATCCTGGATATGAAGAACGAATACGAGCGCTTCAACCTGCGGTCGAAGGTCGATTTTAAGGCAACCGACTGGTTCACCATCGGCGGCAACGCGATCATCAGCAATGGCACGCGCTACCTTCCGGAGAATGGCGCCTGGTTTCTCGCCTATTATGCGGTGCCCATCATGCCGGTCTACGATGAAAAGAATACCAACGCCGAGCCTCTGATGCTGTCCAATGCACAGGACCTGGGCTACCGAGGCGGCCAGAACCCGCTGGTCGCTACCGAGTTCAACCAGAATCAGCAGAAGATTCGCAAGTTGTTGGGCAACTTCTACGTTCAATTTAACATCTTGCCGGATAAGCTGTCCTTCAAGTCCTCCTACAACAGTTCCTACACAACCATTAACGCACGCAACCTGGATTTCCCATACTTCATCGGCAACAACTTCCAGCGGGAGAATTCGGCGATCCAAAAGATCAATGACAGCTACTTCAACCAGATTTGGGACAACATCCTGACCTATGAGGACAGCTACGGCAAGCACAACCTGACCGCCATGGTGGGCAGTTCCTATCGCGATGAGGCCTTCGACCAGCTGAAAGTGCGCGCCCTGAACTTCCCGATCGATCAGGAAGCCGCCTGGTTCATCGACCAGGCCGAAACCCTGGATACCGACCGCGGGAATGTCGGCGACAATGGCAGCCGCTACTACGGCATCTCTTACTTCGGCCGGGTGGCTTACAACTTCGACAACAGATACCTGATATACGGCACCTACCGCGCTGACGGCAGCAACAAATACCAGGAAAAATGGGGGTACTTCCCCACCGTTGGCGTTGGTTGGGTTCTCTCCTCAGAGGATTTCTTTGACGTTGCCGGGATCGATTACCTAAAGTTGCGCGCCAGCTGGGGAGAACTGGGCAACGACCGCATACAGGCCAGTGACGGGGCTACGACCACTTCGGTTGTAACGACCTCGTTGGGCGACGTTCAGTACAGCGGGACCCAAACCTCCAATACCTTTTCAGCGCTGCGTTGGGAGGTGGTGGAAGAGAAAAACTTCGGGTTGACTGCCGAATTCCTGCGCAGCCGGCTGTCTTTGGAAGCCGACTATTACAGCCGCGACACCAAGAATGCTGCAATCAGAGTGAATATTCCTGCCATTGGCGGCACAGTGCTGAGGAATGTGGGCGTGATCCGCAACTCCGGTTTTGAAATGGCCCTGAACTGGAACAACAGCACCTCTTTCGGCCTCAATTACAGCGTTGGCGGCAACATCGCCACCCTGAAGAACGAGGTGATCGACCTGTTCGGGCAGCCGTACATCGACGGCGGCACGGCGGAATTCCGCCAGCGTTCTATCGTGGGCGAACCGCTGCTGGCTTTCTATGGCTGGGAGACCGCCGGCGTTTACCAAAACCAGGCCGAGATCGATGCCGACCCGATTGCCGTTGCCAACAATTTGGAACCCGGCGACCTAAGGTATGTCGACCAGAATGGCGACGGCGTAAGCGATGCCGACGACCGCGTCGTATTGGGTTCTTACCTGCCCAGCTTTATGTTTGGCGCCAACCTGGGGATCAGCTTTATGGGCTTCGACCTGTCGGCTAATCTCTACGGCCAATCCGGCAACAAAATCCTGAACCGCCGCCGCGGCGAGGTGATCTTCACCAACGACACCAACATGGATGCCGACCTGGCCAAGAACCGCTGGCACGGGGAAGGCACCTCCAACAGCTATCCTTCCAGCAAAGGCATCCGCAAGGGATGGAACCAGCGGCTCAGCGATTACTGGGTAGATGACGGCGCTTTCTGGCGCATCCAGAATGTGCAACTGGCTTACAACATCCAGGGCGAGAAGGTCTTCGGCCCGGGCGCTCCGGACCTGCGGGTCTCCTTCACGGCTGACCGCCCGCTGACCGTATTCGACTACGTCGGCTTTACTGCTGAAATCCCCGACGGGGTGGACCGCCAGACCTATCCAATCCCCGCCGTTTATACGGTTGGGCTTAATGTCAAATTTTAA
- a CDS encoding LamG domain-containing protein, whose product MKFTNKLFLFLLLAGSILACDREGIDPISAVDPGPDQGNPEVVISFPVEGSVIQVLEAVTTVNIKFEATDDIELVEVAIDFDGAQIASFKEFLDYRRYVGNYSYDQVTDGPHTITITATDGNGKTGSASVNFTKEPAYTPLYAGEVLYMPFDGDFIDLVNIRQPTVVGSPGFAGESVVGLDAYKGAADSYLTVPTEGMLGDEFSAVFWMKVNATPDRAGVLVIGPPDEAMPSAPNNRTSGFRFFRENAGGKQRFKLNVGNGTADSWFDGGEAADVVPDNGQWHHFAFTISKTDAVVYIDGEIVKEGPFDGVDWTGCDILSIMSGAPRFTGWDHKSDRSFMDELRLFNRELSQAEIKGIRDTESGGGGGYTPKYDGEAFYLGFDDGEFKEMVSGQMMTVVGTPGFAGEGKVGDNAYAGAADSYLTFPTEGLTGDEFSAAFWMKINAMPDRAGILVIGPPDAENPDAQNKRISGFRFFRENAGGEQRFKLNAGNGTADSWFDGGDAADIVVPDDTWHHFAFTISGTECVVYIDGEVVSQNAFDGIDWTECDMISIMSGAPHFTGWDHWSDLSYMDELRLFTKALTQEEISQIIADEN is encoded by the coding sequence ATGAAATTTACTAATAAACTTTTCTTATTCCTTCTGCTGGCGGGTTCCATTTTGGCCTGCGACCGGGAGGGTATCGACCCTATTTCCGCCGTCGATCCTGGCCCCGACCAGGGGAATCCGGAAGTGGTGATTTCCTTCCCGGTGGAAGGGTCAGTCATCCAGGTCCTGGAGGCGGTCACTACGGTCAACATCAAGTTTGAAGCTACGGACGACATCGAGCTGGTGGAAGTAGCGATCGATTTTGACGGCGCGCAAATTGCCTCGTTCAAAGAATTCCTCGATTACCGGCGGTATGTAGGCAATTATTCTTACGACCAGGTAACCGACGGCCCCCATACCATTACCATTACCGCAACGGACGGGAATGGCAAAACCGGCTCTGCTTCTGTCAACTTTACCAAAGAGCCGGCTTACACGCCGCTCTATGCCGGCGAGGTTCTTTACATGCCTTTCGACGGCGATTTCATTGACCTGGTGAATATCCGACAGCCGACCGTGGTGGGCTCCCCGGGTTTTGCCGGCGAGAGCGTTGTCGGCCTCGATGCCTATAAGGGCGCTGCCGATTCTTACCTGACCGTCCCCACAGAGGGTATGCTGGGCGATGAGTTCAGCGCTGTGTTTTGGATGAAGGTCAACGCTACCCCCGACCGGGCCGGCGTATTGGTCATTGGCCCTCCGGATGAGGCAATGCCAAGCGCTCCTAACAACCGGACCAGCGGTTTCCGTTTCTTCCGCGAGAATGCGGGTGGCAAGCAACGCTTCAAGCTGAATGTCGGCAACGGTACTGCCGATTCCTGGTTCGACGGCGGCGAAGCTGCGGATGTCGTTCCCGACAACGGCCAATGGCACCATTTCGCGTTTACCATTTCCAAAACGGATGCCGTAGTCTACATCGACGGCGAGATTGTTAAAGAAGGCCCGTTTGACGGGGTTGACTGGACGGGCTGCGACATTCTTTCCATCATGTCGGGCGCCCCTCGTTTTACGGGCTGGGACCACAAATCTGATCGAAGCTTCATGGATGAACTGCGCCTCTTCAACCGCGAACTATCCCAGGCGGAGATCAAGGGTATCAGGGATACGGAATCGGGTGGTGGCGGTGGTTACACGCCGAAGTACGATGGCGAGGCATTCTATCTCGGATTCGATGACGGCGAATTCAAGGAAATGGTGAGCGGCCAGATGATGACTGTCGTTGGCACCCCCGGTTTTGCCGGCGAAGGCAAAGTAGGCGACAACGCCTATGCCGGCGCTGCCGATTCTTACCTTACTTTCCCTACGGAGGGACTTACGGGCGATGAGTTCAGCGCAGCCTTCTGGATGAAGATCAACGCTATGCCGGACCGGGCAGGCATATTGGTTATCGGCCCGCCGGATGCCGAGAACCCGGATGCCCAGAATAAACGAATCAGCGGCTTCCGCTTCTTCCGCGAGAACGCAGGCGGCGAACAGCGCTTCAAGCTCAATGCCGGCAACGGCACTGCCGACAGTTGGTTCGATGGTGGCGATGCTGCTGACATCGTCGTTCCTGACGATACCTGGCACCACTTCGCTTTCACCATTTCCGGTACCGAGTGTGTCGTTTACATCGATGGAGAAGTCGTCTCCCAAAATGCTTTTGACGGCATTGACTGGACCGAGTGCGACATGATTTCCATTATGTCCGGCGCTCCCCACTTTACCGGCTGGGATCACTGGTCGGACCTCAGCTATATGGATGAACTCCGCCTGTTCACCAAAGCTTTGACGCAGGAGGAAATCAGCCAAATCATTGCTGACGAGAATTAA
- a CDS encoding beta-glucosidase, which translates to MREALGSLSDEALLDRVQQQTFNYFWEGGEPISGAAPERIHEDGIYPHDDADVVTSGGTGFGIMAAIAAIDRGFITREEGLERLQHLAEWLQKADRFHGAWPHWMYPSGKTKPFSRYDDGGDLVETAFLVQGLIVARQYFQDGNAKERQLAALLDQLWKEVDWQWYTRGENVLYWHWSPEHEWRMNFAVTGYNECTIMYILAASSPTHPVDPACFHEGYMRSGDIVSNESAYGYDAVLDHNGEGVVGPLFWAHYSFMGLDPRGLHDSYADYWRLNRNHALIHHAYCSKNPREYKGYSEECWGLTASYSIIGYSAHHPSNDLGVISPTAALSSFPYTPGESMLFLRHLYEGHSEYIGKYGPYDAFSVESDWYLPRYLAIDQLPIPVMIENYRSGLIWRLFMSAPEIQKGLQKLDIQR; encoded by the coding sequence ATGCGCGAGGCACTAGGCTCTTTAAGCGACGAAGCCCTCCTCGACCGCGTGCAGCAACAAACCTTCAATTATTTCTGGGAAGGCGGCGAACCCATTTCCGGCGCTGCCCCCGAGCGCATTCACGAAGACGGCATTTACCCTCATGACGACGCCGATGTGGTCACATCAGGCGGCACCGGTTTCGGCATCATGGCTGCGATTGCCGCAATCGACCGAGGATTTATTACGCGAGAGGAAGGCCTTGAACGCCTGCAACACCTGGCCGAATGGCTTCAGAAAGCAGATCGCTTCCACGGCGCCTGGCCTCATTGGATGTATCCTTCCGGCAAAACAAAGCCGTTCAGCCGCTACGACGATGGGGGAGATTTGGTGGAAACGGCCTTTTTAGTGCAGGGATTGATTGTCGCCCGCCAGTACTTCCAGGACGGCAACGCCAAGGAGCGCCAACTGGCGGCGCTGCTGGACCAGCTTTGGAAGGAAGTAGACTGGCAGTGGTATACCCGGGGCGAGAATGTCCTTTACTGGCACTGGTCGCCCGAGCACGAGTGGCGGATGAACTTTGCCGTCACGGGCTATAATGAGTGTACCATCATGTATATTCTGGCCGCTTCTTCTCCCACCCATCCGGTTGATCCGGCCTGTTTTCACGAAGGCTACATGCGAAGCGGCGATATTGTTTCTAATGAAAGCGCCTATGGCTACGATGCCGTGCTCGACCATAATGGAGAAGGGGTGGTTGGCCCATTGTTTTGGGCTCATTATTCCTTCATGGGCCTGGATCCAAGGGGGTTGCACGATTCTTACGCCGATTACTGGCGCCTCAACCGGAATCACGCCCTGATCCATCATGCTTATTGCAGCAAAAACCCGCGTGAATATAAGGGCTATTCTGAAGAATGCTGGGGGCTGACGGCCAGCTATTCCATAATCGGATACAGCGCCCACCATCCTTCCAACGACCTGGGGGTGATTAGCCCGACGGCTGCGCTCTCCTCGTTTCCCTATACGCCCGGCGAAAGCATGTTGTTCCTTCGGCACCTATATGAAGGCCATTCTGAGTACATTGGAAAATATGGCCCTTATGATGCCTTTAGCGTCGAATCGGATTGGTATCTGCCGCGTTATCTGGCCATCGATCAATTGCCCATTCCGGTGATGATCGAAAATTACCGGTCGGGATTGATCTGGCGCCTCTTCATGTCGGCGCCGGAAATACAGAAAGGCCTGCAAAAACTGGATATACAACGATAA
- a CDS encoding DUF3131 domain-containing protein, giving the protein MLAFSIVKRPLSVTRIQVDTNFFTLDADALNTGISVSQPMEIAFSHPLAISAQDFKPFISIEGRDKVEFNITALSDTVFQLQFTETLKDFTTHQMVVEPGLGAAAGHDFAGLELTFFTGPSAIPDFPLLSDEELLTNVQEQTFRYFWDFGHPACGMARERNTSGNTVTSGGSGFGLMAMVVAVERGFITMEEALQRWEQVVGFLETADRFHGAWPHWINGQTGKVIPFSAADNGGDLVETAFLVQGLLTVRQYLLQEAPQETGLIGRINTLWQGVEWDWYTKGQNEALYWHWSPSNGFQINLRISGHNETQIVYILAASSPTHPIEPGIYHSGYARSGGMANGQSYFGITLPLGSDYGGPLFFAHYSYLGLDPRNLEDQYANYWTQNINHSRINYQYCVQNPKKYYGYSAQSWGLTASDSYIGYTAHSPTNDRGVITPTAAVSSIPYTPEESLAAIRHFYYDLGDRLWGEYGFYDAFHPTNNWEAGSFLAIDQGPIVCMIENYRTGLLWDVFMTAPEVRQGLDALGFMY; this is encoded by the coding sequence ATGCTTGCCTTTAGCATCGTCAAGCGCCCCCTCAGTGTCACCCGCATTCAGGTAGACACCAATTTCTTTACCTTAGATGCAGATGCGCTCAACACCGGCATCAGCGTCAGCCAGCCAATGGAGATTGCCTTTTCCCATCCGCTGGCTATCAGCGCTCAGGATTTTAAGCCGTTTATCTCAATTGAAGGCCGCGACAAAGTTGAATTCAATATTACAGCCCTCAGCGATACCGTTTTTCAACTCCAGTTCACCGAAACCCTCAAAGATTTCACCACCCACCAAATGGTTGTTGAACCCGGCCTGGGCGCTGCTGCCGGCCACGATTTTGCCGGCCTGGAATTGACCTTCTTTACCGGCCCTTCGGCAATCCCCGATTTTCCGCTTCTGTCGGATGAAGAACTGCTGACCAACGTTCAGGAACAGACTTTCCGTTATTTCTGGGACTTTGGCCACCCCGCCTGCGGTATGGCCCGCGAACGGAATACCAGCGGCAATACCGTCACCAGCGGGGGCAGCGGTTTTGGCCTGATGGCTATGGTGGTAGCCGTAGAGCGCGGTTTCATCACGATGGAAGAAGCGCTGCAACGCTGGGAGCAGGTTGTCGGCTTTCTGGAAACAGCCGACCGTTTCCACGGCGCCTGGCCGCACTGGATCAACGGGCAGACGGGCAAGGTCATCCCCTTTAGCGCCGCCGACAATGGCGGCGACCTGGTGGAAACGGCCTTCCTGGTGCAAGGCCTGCTCACGGTGCGGCAGTATCTGTTGCAGGAAGCGCCGCAGGAAACCGGGCTGATCGGCCGCATCAACACCCTCTGGCAAGGGGTAGAATGGGACTGGTACACGAAAGGGCAGAACGAAGCCTTGTACTGGCACTGGTCGCCCAGCAATGGGTTCCAGATCAACCTCAGGATCAGCGGGCATAACGAGACACAGATCGTTTATATCCTGGCGGCCTCTTCGCCCACCCATCCTATTGAACCTGGGATTTATCACTCCGGCTATGCCCGCTCAGGAGGGATGGCCAATGGCCAATCCTATTTCGGTATTACCCTGCCGCTCGGATCGGATTATGGCGGCCCGCTCTTCTTCGCCCACTACTCCTATCTGGGCCTCGATCCACGCAATTTGGAAGATCAATATGCCAACTACTGGACCCAGAATATCAATCACTCCCGGATCAACTACCAATATTGTGTGCAGAATCCGAAGAAGTACTACGGATATTCTGCACAGTCCTGGGGATTGACCGCCAGCGACAGCTACATCGGCTATACGGCGCACAGCCCCACCAACGACCGCGGTGTTATTACGCCCACGGCTGCTGTATCGTCCATACCCTACACACCGGAGGAAAGCCTGGCGGCTATCCGGCATTTTTACTACGATCTGGGCGATCGGCTCTGGGGAGAATACGGTTTCTATGATGCTTTCCATCCAACGAATAACTGGGAGGCCGGTTCCTTCCTGGCGATCGATCAGGGCCCGATCGTTTGCATGATCGAAAATTACCGGACCGGCTTGCTGTGGGATGTGTTTATGACGGCTCCGGAGGTACGGCAGGGGTTGGATGCGCTGGGATTTATGTACTAG
- a CDS encoding RagB/SusD family nutrient uptake outer membrane protein — MKILNKYGFSISLLALLLFMLSSCEENLNEPALNRTFNEEIDYSISGNMVLPLIGTYADFYTRGWETIPLISVRGDDVNAGGLGDQQPFSDTDQFIYDQAYWMYNSLWQLNYSDLYRGKTAIEQIELYREAGAPSALADQYIAEVNTLNAFLLFHVSRVWGDILIPDTGDPADLLVAKLSTKDQVMEYISQQMDEAIPHLSTVHPADRTDVPGGVNRYTALTIKAMAEQELGNYQAVANATSEIINSGVYELEPDFYELFKLKGKLNRENILELQYSDYGQGSGDANFHLYAFYGPQNWEPAVAGVGAGWGFYEPSFKFIKFMLDRGEAVRLETSVLFTNRGIAELQQDPKYADLPDFVSNTTRDGDVITDYARAKFASGKHYLPSNQITPGRTGYGNNKNYTCIRYAEILLMHAEAILQGASSSAISADAAVNLVRARAGLPEITGVTLQNVVDEKFAELAMEWGVRYYDLIRWQKYDELSYDGRTFTTDKIYLPYPQNQVDQLPALDIR, encoded by the coding sequence ATGAAAATCCTAAATAAATATGGCTTTAGCATCAGCTTGCTCGCCTTGCTGTTGTTCATGCTGTCATCCTGCGAAGAAAACCTGAATGAACCGGCCCTGAACCGGACTTTCAACGAAGAGATCGATTACAGCATCTCCGGTAATATGGTATTGCCGCTGATTGGCACCTACGCCGATTTTTACACCCGCGGTTGGGAAACCATTCCCCTGATTTCCGTCCGCGGCGACGATGTCAACGCCGGCGGGTTAGGCGACCAGCAGCCCTTTAGTGATACGGATCAGTTTATTTACGACCAGGCTTACTGGATGTACAACTCGTTGTGGCAGTTGAACTACAGCGACCTCTACAGAGGCAAAACAGCCATCGAACAGATTGAGCTGTACCGCGAAGCCGGCGCGCCTTCCGCTCTGGCTGACCAGTACATTGCAGAGGTCAATACGCTCAACGCCTTCCTGCTGTTTCACGTGTCGCGCGTTTGGGGCGACATCCTGATCCCTGACACCGGCGACCCGGCTGACCTGCTGGTAGCCAAACTGTCGACCAAGGATCAGGTGATGGAGTACATTTCGCAGCAGATGGATGAGGCTATTCCGCACCTGTCGACGGTGCACCCGGCTGACCGCACGGATGTGCCCGGCGGCGTGAACCGCTATACTGCCCTTACCATCAAGGCCATGGCCGAACAGGAACTGGGCAACTACCAGGCCGTGGCCAACGCTACTTCCGAGATCATCAACTCTGGTGTTTACGAACTGGAGCCGGATTTCTACGAGTTGTTCAAGCTGAAAGGCAAACTGAACCGGGAGAATATCCTCGAATTGCAATACTCCGATTACGGCCAGGGATCAGGCGACGCCAACTTCCACCTGTATGCCTTTTACGGCCCGCAGAACTGGGAGCCTGCCGTGGCAGGAGTCGGCGCCGGCTGGGGCTTCTACGAGCCGAGCTTCAAGTTCATCAAATTCATGCTGGACCGCGGCGAGGCTGTAAGGTTGGAAACGAGCGTGCTGTTTACGAACCGCGGCATTGCCGAGCTTCAGCAAGATCCTAAATACGCTGACCTGCCGGACTTTGTTTCCAACACCACCCGCGACGGCGATGTTATCACAGACTACGCCCGCGCCAAATTTGCCAGCGGCAAGCATTACCTGCCATCGAACCAGATCACGCCGGGCCGCACCGGTTATGGCAACAACAAGAACTACACTTGCATCCGCTACGCCGAAATCCTGCTGATGCACGCCGAAGCGATCCTGCAGGGCGCTTCCAGCTCAGCCATCTCGGCTGACGCAGCGGTCAACCTGGTTCGCGCCCGCGCCGGCCTGCCGGAAATTACGGGCGTCACCCTACAGAACGTCGTTGACGAGAAATTCGCCGAGCTCGCCATGGAATGGGGGGTACGCTACTACGACCTGATCCGCTGGCAAAAGTACGACGAACTCAGCTATGACGGGCGGACGTTCACAACCGACAAGATTTACCTGCCTTATCCACAGAACCAGGTCGATCAACTGCCGGCTTTGGATATTCGCTAA